The Bifidobacterium animalis subsp. animalis ATCC 25527 genome has a segment encoding these proteins:
- a CDS encoding polysaccharide deacetylase family protein gives MDREDHVVGKDAERIPDYENEEADRAEFEHEVEDLSFGDNVHAPKPKHRHPALFSAVTTLIVLFVLALGAGAWYMWQYHWRTLSIEVDGTAYSAKADTTVAAFMRDHRDFERKPGRLLSVEGKVLEPSGGNTVSVKFDGKQIEPADWDRTRFEKNGTLTVTPGTDLTEEHTVEQRKVPFKTDINLNGGPVQIVTQQGEDGLQEFWVGKQSKKTAAKTVIRKQKPLIVKSFAPHPEGKKVIALTFDDGPSIYSDKILDILKQNKVKATFFELGEQSLEFPKVEQRIVKEGHQIASHSVSHPYFPNMSAQEQRQEIENSLSDIKKASDVSTRTFRAPYGAFGVDEWKNNATLIDRNLLWDVDTLDWKRPGEKQITKEVVDYVHNGAVVLMHSGGGDRSQTVKALPEIIKQLKKKGYSFVTVDELCKVAGLPEAAEPSR, from the coding sequence ATGGATCGCGAGGATCACGTGGTGGGCAAAGACGCCGAGCGCATTCCTGATTATGAGAACGAGGAGGCGGACCGCGCGGAGTTCGAACACGAGGTCGAGGATCTCTCGTTCGGCGACAACGTGCATGCCCCGAAACCGAAACACCGCCATCCGGCACTGTTCTCGGCCGTGACCACGCTCATCGTGCTGTTTGTGCTCGCACTCGGCGCCGGGGCCTGGTACATGTGGCAATACCACTGGCGCACGCTTAGCATTGAGGTGGACGGCACCGCGTACTCCGCGAAGGCCGACACCACGGTGGCGGCGTTCATGCGCGACCACCGCGATTTCGAACGCAAACCGGGTCGCCTGCTGTCGGTGGAGGGCAAGGTGCTCGAACCCAGCGGCGGCAACACGGTGAGCGTGAAATTCGACGGCAAACAGATCGAGCCCGCCGACTGGGACCGCACACGTTTCGAAAAGAACGGCACGCTTACGGTCACGCCGGGCACCGATCTCACCGAGGAGCATACGGTGGAGCAGCGGAAGGTGCCGTTCAAGACGGACATCAATCTGAACGGCGGACCGGTGCAGATCGTCACCCAGCAGGGCGAGGACGGGCTGCAGGAGTTCTGGGTGGGCAAGCAGTCGAAGAAAACCGCCGCCAAGACCGTGATTCGCAAGCAGAAGCCGCTCATTGTGAAGTCGTTCGCACCGCACCCGGAGGGCAAGAAGGTCATCGCGCTCACGTTCGACGACGGTCCGAGCATCTACTCCGACAAGATCCTCGACATTCTCAAGCAGAACAAGGTGAAGGCGACGTTCTTCGAACTCGGCGAGCAGTCGCTCGAATTCCCGAAGGTGGAGCAGCGCATCGTGAAGGAGGGCCACCAGATCGCCTCGCACAGCGTCTCGCACCCGTACTTCCCGAACATGAGCGCGCAGGAGCAGCGTCAGGAGATCGAGAACAGCCTCAGCGACATCAAGAAGGCGTCCGATGTGAGCACGCGCACGTTCCGCGCACCGTACGGCGCGTTCGGCGTGGATGAGTGGAAGAACAACGCCACGCTGATCGACAGGAACTTGCTGTGGGACGTGGACACGCTGGACTGGAAGCGACCGGGTGAGAAGCAGATCACGAAGGAAGTGGTCGATTACGTGCACAACGGCGCCGTGGTGCTCATGCATTCGGGAGGCGGCGACCGCAGCCAGACCGTCAAGGCGCTGCCGGAGATCATCAAGCAGCTCAAGAAGAAAGGCTACTCGTTCGTCACCGTCGATGAGCTGTGCAAGGTGGCCGGGCTGCCCGAGGCCGCCGAGCCGAGCCGGTAG
- a CDS encoding LysR family transcriptional regulator, whose protein sequence is MDIRTLRHFVAVVQEEGISAAADVLRMSQPALSRQMKELENELGVTLFERGNRGHSISLTKEGRVFYRRARQIIELADRARAEVHLHDEIAGTIHITAAESNLMNIVALAIAQTRLLYPRITFDIHDDNGPNNVERLNNGIADFAVIMQPIDMTRFDHLSLPGANPLGIGMRADDPIAANETITNELIRDMPLITSTGANQRRDLSGWLTQGTTLNIVSHVNLAYNAACLVRNGVGYMLTVNDLTEFSDPEHDLVWRPLDPPLDIRLSVIWRKDRDLSRVCQLFLQQLRTVITQIQTAQ, encoded by the coding sequence ATGGATATTCGCACCTTGCGGCACTTTGTCGCCGTCGTGCAGGAAGAGGGGATTTCCGCGGCGGCCGACGTGCTGCGCATGAGTCAGCCGGCGCTGTCGCGGCAGATGAAGGAGCTTGAGAACGAGCTCGGCGTGACGCTGTTCGAGCGCGGCAACCGCGGGCACAGCATCTCGCTGACGAAAGAAGGGCGCGTGTTCTACCGGCGTGCACGGCAGATCATCGAACTCGCCGACCGTGCGCGCGCCGAAGTGCATCTGCACGACGAGATCGCCGGCACCATACACATCACGGCGGCGGAAAGCAATCTGATGAACATCGTCGCGCTCGCCATCGCGCAGACGCGCCTGCTGTACCCGCGCATCACCTTCGACATCCACGACGACAACGGTCCGAACAATGTGGAACGCCTCAACAACGGCATCGCCGACTTCGCCGTGATCATGCAGCCGATCGACATGACGCGCTTCGACCACCTTTCATTGCCCGGAGCCAATCCGCTCGGCATCGGCATGCGCGCCGACGACCCGATCGCCGCCAACGAGACGATCACGAACGAGCTGATCCGCGATATGCCGCTCATCACGTCGACGGGCGCGAACCAGCGCCGCGATCTGTCCGGATGGCTCACGCAAGGCACGACGCTCAACATCGTCTCCCACGTGAATCTCGCATACAACGCGGCCTGCCTGGTGCGCAACGGCGTCGGCTACATGCTCACCGTGAACGATCTCACCGAGTTCAGCGACCCCGAACACGATCTCGTCTGGCGCCCGCTCGACCCGCCGCTCGACATTCGCCTGAGCGTCATCTGGCGCAAGGACCGCGACCTGTCCCGCGTCTGCCAACTGTTCCTGCAGCAGTTGCGCACGGTGATCACGCAGATCCAGACCGCGCAGTAG
- the fbaA gene encoding class II fructose-bisphosphate aldolase: MSIATPEQYAHMLDAARAGGYAYPAINVTSSQTLNAALQGLADAESDGIIQVSVGGAAYFSGQRVNNRVTGSLAFAAFAHEVAKQYPNITVALHTDHCAKQYLDEWVNPLLDIEIDEVKHGREPMFQSHMWDGSTVPLKENLDIAEKLLEKSRLAHTVLEIEIGAVGGEEDGHSAEINEKLYSSVADGMAVADRLGLGERGKYMAAFTFGNVHGAYKPGVVKLRPALLHEIQQGVWNASRAGEINATLDADVPDGKPFELVFHGGSGSTAQEIAKAVSYGVVKMNIDTDTQYAFTRAVAGHMFRDYDGVLKIDGEVGNKKQYDPRSWGREAEDSMAARVVEACEELGSAGRALK, translated from the coding sequence ATGAGTATCGCAACACCGGAACAGTATGCACACATGCTCGACGCCGCCCGCGCAGGCGGCTACGCGTACCCCGCGATCAACGTGACCAGTTCGCAGACCCTCAACGCCGCCCTGCAGGGTCTCGCCGACGCCGAATCCGACGGCATCATTCAGGTGTCCGTCGGTGGCGCCGCATATTTCTCGGGCCAGCGCGTGAACAACCGTGTCACCGGCTCGCTCGCCTTCGCCGCGTTCGCGCACGAGGTGGCCAAGCAGTACCCGAACATCACGGTGGCGCTGCACACCGACCACTGTGCCAAGCAGTATCTCGACGAATGGGTGAATCCGCTGCTCGACATCGAGATCGACGAGGTGAAGCACGGCCGCGAGCCCATGTTCCAATCTCATATGTGGGACGGTTCCACAGTGCCGCTCAAGGAGAATCTGGACATCGCCGAGAAGCTGCTCGAGAAGTCCAGACTCGCCCACACCGTGCTCGAGATCGAGATCGGCGCGGTGGGCGGCGAGGAGGACGGTCACTCCGCCGAGATCAACGAGAAGCTGTATTCGAGCGTCGCCGACGGCATGGCCGTGGCCGACAGACTCGGTTTGGGCGAGCGCGGCAAATACATGGCCGCCTTCACGTTCGGCAATGTGCACGGCGCGTACAAGCCCGGCGTGGTGAAACTGCGCCCCGCACTGCTCCACGAGATTCAGCAGGGCGTGTGGAATGCCTCGCGCGCCGGTGAGATTAACGCGACGCTTGATGCCGATGTTCCCGACGGCAAGCCGTTCGAACTCGTGTTCCATGGCGGCTCCGGCTCCACTGCCCAGGAGATCGCCAAGGCCGTCTCGTACGGCGTAGTCAAGATGAACATAGACACCGATACCCAGTATGCGTTCACTCGCGCGGTGGCCGGTCACATGTTCCGTGATTACGACGGCGTGCTCAAGATCGACGGCGAAGTGGGCAACAAAAAGCAGTACGACCCGCGCTCGTGGGGCCGCGAAGCCGAGGATTCCATGGCGGCGCGCGTGGTGGAGGCCTGCGAGGAGCTCGGTTCGGCCGGTCGCGCACTCAAGTAG
- a CDS encoding adenylosuccinate synthase, giving the protein MPGIVLIGAQWGDEGKGKATDLIGTKVDYVARFNGGNNAGHTVVVGDESYALHLLPSGIISPTATPVIGNGVVVDPEVLLEEIEGLESRGIDCSRLLVSESAHVIAPYHRMIDKVTERFAGKKKIGTTGRGIGPAYADKINRVGIRIADLFHEDVLRDKVSNALHQKNQMLVKLYNRRAFDVEATVQELLEVGAKLKPYVANTSLILNNALDDGKTVLFEGGQATMLDIDHGTYPFVTSSNPTAGGACTGTGVGPTKIDRVIGVSKAYVTRVGEGPFPTELFDESGEWLRAQGHEYGVTTGRPRRCGWFDAVVNRYATQVNGLTDIVLTKLDVLTGLDEIPVCVAYDVNGVRYDDMPTDQSAFAAAKPIYEMMPGWSEDISQVHAFEDLPQTCQDYVKRLEELSGCRISAIGTGPQRDHIIEVHSLLD; this is encoded by the coding sequence ATGCCTGGAATCGTGTTGATTGGTGCACAGTGGGGTGACGAAGGCAAGGGCAAGGCTACCGATTTGATCGGCACCAAGGTCGATTACGTCGCGCGTTTCAACGGCGGCAACAACGCAGGCCACACGGTGGTGGTCGGCGACGAGTCGTATGCGCTGCATTTGCTGCCATCCGGCATCATCAGCCCGACGGCGACTCCGGTCATAGGCAACGGCGTCGTGGTCGACCCAGAAGTGCTGCTCGAGGAGATTGAAGGGCTCGAGAGCCGCGGCATCGATTGCTCACGCCTGCTGGTGAGCGAGTCCGCGCATGTGATTGCGCCGTACCACCGCATGATCGACAAGGTGACCGAACGCTTCGCCGGCAAGAAGAAAATCGGCACCACCGGCCGTGGCATCGGCCCGGCCTATGCCGACAAGATCAACCGCGTGGGCATCCGCATCGCCGACCTGTTCCATGAAGACGTGTTGCGCGACAAGGTGAGCAATGCGTTGCACCAGAAGAACCAGATGCTCGTCAAGCTCTACAACCGCCGCGCCTTCGACGTGGAGGCCACCGTGCAGGAGCTGCTCGAGGTGGGCGCAAAGCTCAAGCCGTACGTGGCGAACACGTCGCTCATTCTCAACAATGCGCTCGACGACGGCAAGACCGTGCTGTTCGAGGGCGGCCAGGCCACGATGCTCGACATCGACCACGGCACCTACCCGTTCGTCACCTCGTCGAACCCGACGGCAGGCGGCGCCTGCACCGGCACCGGCGTGGGCCCCACGAAGATCGACCGCGTGATCGGCGTCTCCAAGGCCTACGTCACCCGAGTGGGCGAAGGGCCGTTCCCCACTGAGCTGTTCGACGAAAGCGGTGAATGGCTGCGTGCGCAGGGCCACGAATACGGTGTGACCACTGGTCGTCCGCGTCGCTGCGGCTGGTTCGACGCCGTGGTGAACCGTTATGCCACGCAGGTCAATGGTCTCACCGACATCGTGCTCACCAAGCTCGACGTGCTCACCGGACTCGATGAGATTCCGGTTTGCGTGGCCTATGACGTGAACGGTGTGCGCTACGACGACATGCCCACCGACCAGTCGGCCTTCGCCGCCGCCAAGCCGATCTACGAGATGATGCCGGGCTGGAGCGAGGATATCTCGCAGGTGCACGCTTTCGAAGACCTCCCGCAGACCTGCCAGGACTATGTCAAGCGCCTCGAAGAGCTCTCCGGCTGCCGTATCTCCGCGATCGGCACCGGCCCGCAGCGCGACCACATCATCGAGGTCCATTCGCTTCTCGACTGA